The proteins below are encoded in one region of Maribacter aestuarii:
- a CDS encoding ThuA domain-containing protein: MKKLTILFLLASLVVACGKQQKEVPKQKPISKQKVLIIDGQNNHYIWPKTTMMMKDYLEQTGLFEVEIRRMDSVWLGIKYNENRPEPYTMFIEKYPVGNASYAISHEPIKTSNFSMDFDKYDVIVSNLGFDAALWPEATRKEFEDYMNNGGGLLVVHAANNSWGNWEEYNKMIGLGAWGGRDTSSGPYVYYNDDGEVVRDSTDGVCGSHGIEYEFEITTREKEHPIMKGLPAKWLHTQDEMYERMRGPFENATILATAYADVEKNAPPWDPNVKGLGQHVPMLMAINYGKGRIFHTTLGHFDYSMECVGFITTLQRGAEWAATGKVTQKIPEDFPSTGKTSSRKWGE, from the coding sequence ATGAAAAAATTGACCATACTATTCCTTTTAGCCTCCTTGGTTGTCGCCTGTGGAAAGCAACAAAAAGAGGTCCCAAAACAAAAGCCAATTAGTAAACAAAAAGTTTTGATCATTGACGGTCAGAACAATCACTACATCTGGCCTAAAACGACCATGATGATGAAAGATTATTTGGAACAAACTGGATTGTTCGAGGTTGAGATCCGTAGAATGGATTCCGTTTGGTTAGGGATAAAATACAACGAGAACAGACCGGAACCCTATACCATGTTTATTGAAAAATACCCCGTGGGCAATGCTTCATACGCTATTTCCCACGAGCCCATAAAGACCTCCAATTTTTCTATGGATTTTGATAAGTATGATGTAATTGTATCCAACCTAGGTTTTGATGCGGCCTTATGGCCGGAGGCTACCAGAAAAGAATTTGAGGACTATATGAACAATGGTGGCGGACTCTTGGTGGTACATGCGGCCAATAATTCATGGGGCAATTGGGAAGAATACAATAAAATGATTGGTTTGGGTGCTTGGGGAGGGCGTGATACAAGTTCTGGTCCATACGTGTATTATAATGATGATGGTGAAGTTGTGCGAGATAGTACCGATGGGGTTTGCGGCTCTCACGGAATAGAATATGAGTTTGAAATCACTACTCGCGAAAAAGAGCATCCTATTATGAAAGGATTACCTGCAAAATGGTTACACACGCAAGATGAGATGTACGAGCGCATGCGCGGTCCTTTTGAAAATGCGACTATTTTGGCTACCGCCTATGCCGATGTTGAAAAGAATGCTCCCCCATGGGACCCTAACGTTAAAGGTCTAGGGCAGCATGTGCCTATGTTAATGGCTATAAACTATGGTAAAGGAAGGATTTTCCATACCACTCTGGGTCATTTTGACTATTCTATGGAGTGTGTCGGTTTTATAACCACATTGCAACGTGGTGCGGAATGGGCGGCTACCGGAAAGGTGACCCAAAAAATTCCAGAGGATTTCCCATCCACCGGCAAAACTTCATCAAGGAAATGGGGCGAGTAA
- a CDS encoding putative DNA modification/repair radical SAM protein produces the protein MNFERIKEKLNILADAAKYDVSCSSSGSNRTNKNKGLGDSTGMGICHSYTEDGRCVSLLKILLTNHCIFDCAYCVTRKSNDVKRAAFKIQEVVDLTINFYRRNYIEGLFLSSGIFKSPDYTMERLVAVAKKLREEENFNGYIHLKSIPGASDELMYEAGLYADRLSVNIEIPTISGLKLLAPDKKHEDFLKPMLKVKNEIVRYKAEKKIIRSTPKYAPAGQSTQMIVGATGESDKDIMYSATHFYKNYNMKRVYYSGYVPVADDKRLPAIGTQVPMLRENRLYQTDWLLRFYGFAVNEIVNDDHPNLDMDVDPKLSWALRNLHHFPVDINKADKQMLARIPGLGMRSVHKIMQARKFRKLNWEHLQKIGLALNRAKYFVVCDSRDWERRDLDAGRIKGMILQTSAGKFRNQYSSQLSLFN, from the coding sequence ATGAACTTTGAGCGTATAAAGGAAAAGTTGAACATTTTGGCGGACGCCGCCAAGTATGATGTGTCTTGTTCCAGCAGCGGTAGTAATCGCACTAATAAGAACAAGGGTCTTGGCGACAGTACCGGAATGGGCATTTGTCATAGTTATACGGAAGATGGCAGATGCGTGTCCCTTCTTAAAATTCTATTGACCAACCATTGCATTTTTGATTGCGCTTATTGCGTAACACGTAAGAGTAATGATGTGAAGCGTGCGGCCTTTAAGATTCAAGAGGTCGTTGATTTGACCATCAATTTTTATAGAAGGAATTATATTGAAGGCTTGTTCTTAAGCTCGGGAATCTTTAAAAGTCCAGACTACACCATGGAACGTTTGGTGGCCGTCGCCAAAAAATTGAGGGAAGAGGAAAACTTCAACGGCTATATTCATTTAAAATCCATTCCAGGGGCAAGCGATGAATTGATGTACGAGGCCGGATTATATGCAGATCGGTTATCTGTAAATATCGAAATCCCCACTATTTCCGGCCTTAAATTACTTGCACCGGATAAAAAGCACGAAGATTTCCTGAAGCCAATGCTTAAAGTAAAGAATGAAATTGTTCGCTATAAGGCCGAAAAGAAAATCATTAGGAGTACACCCAAATACGCTCCCGCCGGTCAAAGCACCCAAATGATAGTGGGCGCCACGGGTGAGTCCGACAAAGATATCATGTATTCCGCAACTCATTTTTACAAGAACTATAATATGAAGCGTGTGTACTATTCCGGTTATGTTCCCGTAGCGGATGATAAGCGATTGCCCGCCATAGGCACGCAGGTTCCTATGTTAAGGGAAAACAGGTTGTACCAGACCGATTGGTTACTCCGTTTTTATGGTTTTGCAGTGAACGAAATTGTGAACGACGACCATCCCAATTTGGATATGGATGTGGACCCTAAGTTATCATGGGCACTTCGAAACCTGCATCACTTTCCTGTGGATATCAATAAGGCGGATAAACAAATGTTGGCACGGATACCGGGCTTAGGAATGCGTTCGGTTCATAAAATAATGCAGGCAAGAAAGTTCCGAAAACTGAATTGGGAACATTTGCAGAAAATTGGATTAGCCCTAAACCGCGCCAAATATTTTGTGGTATGTGATTCCCGAGATTGGGAACGACGCGATTTGGATGCAGGTAGAATCAAAGGAATGATTTTACAAACATCAGCTGGAAAATTTCGAAATCAATACAGCAGTCAATTATCATTATTTAATTAA
- a CDS encoding lysophospholipid acyltransferase family protein gives MQFLIFILVYPFLWVISILPYRLFYGFSDVVFFIVYYVVGYRRKVVQNNLKLVFPEKEPSEIRRIEKAFFRHMCDMFLETVKTMNLSKEDVRKRYKVLNIDVLRELEKERSILIVCSHFANWEWNVSINNYVDSKGYAVYQKIGNVYFDNFIKKVRARWNTTLITQQQTVTTVVRNKRDGIKGIFGMVSDQSPQAHRAQYWTDFMGIRVPIFNGAETMARKLGLAVVFLKVSKVKRGYYQAEFITITENGKNTSENEITDTFLRLTEQQIREKPEHYLWTHKRWKHREKEPAPFAKIS, from the coding sequence ATGCAATTCCTAATATTTATTCTGGTATACCCATTTTTATGGGTTATCTCTATTTTACCGTACCGATTGTTTTATGGCTTCTCGGATGTAGTTTTTTTCATAGTTTATTATGTGGTTGGCTATCGAAGGAAAGTAGTGCAGAATAATTTGAAACTGGTCTTTCCGGAGAAAGAACCCTCTGAAATACGTCGTATTGAAAAAGCCTTTTTTAGACATATGTGCGATATGTTTTTAGAAACGGTAAAAACCATGAATTTGTCCAAAGAAGATGTTCGCAAAAGGTATAAAGTTCTGAATATTGATGTACTGAGAGAACTGGAAAAGGAGCGGAGCATCCTGATCGTATGCTCACATTTTGCCAACTGGGAATGGAATGTAAGCATTAATAACTATGTGGATTCCAAGGGTTATGCGGTTTATCAGAAAATAGGAAACGTCTATTTTGATAATTTTATTAAAAAGGTCAGGGCGAGATGGAATACTACCTTAATTACGCAGCAACAAACCGTAACAACCGTTGTAAGGAATAAACGAGACGGTATAAAAGGAATTTTTGGTATGGTCAGCGATCAATCCCCACAGGCCCACAGGGCACAATATTGGACGGACTTCATGGGCATTCGGGTTCCCATTTTCAATGGCGCGGAAACCATGGCCCGTAAATTGGGACTAGCAGTAGTCTTCCTAAAAGTTAGTAAAGTAAAACGTGGATATTATCAGGCTGAGTTTATTACTATTACTGAAAATGGAAAGAATACCTCCGAAAATGAGATTACCGATACCTTTCTTAGATTAACGGAACAACAGATTCGCGAAAAACCGGAACATTACCTATGGACACATAAACGTTGGAAACACAGGGAAAAAGAGCCTGCTCCCTTTGCGAAAATCTCCTGA
- a CDS encoding acyl carrier protein phosphodiesterase: MNFLAHIYLSFNDPEITIGNFIADSIRGNRFKHLPPRIQKGIKLHRQIDTYTDMHPIPKISSKRLHLNYSHYSRVIVDIYYDHFLAKNWTNYSDVPLEIFVNNFYDLLEDRYTILPEGVKRMMPYMIADNWIYNYAKMEGIAKVLNGMNRRTKNKSKMNFAIVDLEENYADFEKEFTQFFEELIIFSHQKFKLL, from the coding sequence ATGAACTTTCTTGCCCACATTTACTTATCATTCAACGACCCAGAAATTACCATCGGGAATTTTATCGCCGACAGTATTAGGGGGAATAGGTTCAAGCATCTGCCGCCAAGAATTCAAAAAGGTATTAAGCTGCACCGTCAAATCGATACATATACGGATATGCATCCCATTCCAAAAATTAGTAGCAAGAGACTTCATTTAAACTATAGTCATTACAGCCGAGTAATAGTAGATATCTATTACGATCACTTTTTGGCTAAGAATTGGACCAATTATTCCGATGTCCCATTGGAAATTTTTGTGAACAATTTCTATGACCTTTTAGAGGACCGTTACACTATTTTACCAGAAGGAGTCAAACGTATGATGCCCTATATGATTGCCGATAACTGGATTTACAATTACGCAAAAATGGAAGGTATTGCCAAGGTTCTTAATGGTATGAACCGTAGGACAAAGAACAAATCTAAAATGAATTTCGCCATAGTAGACCTTGAGGAAAACTACGCCGATTTTGAAAAAGAATTCACGCAGTTTTTTGAGGAATTGATTATCTTTTCGCATCAAAAATTCAAATTACTCTAA
- the ggt gene encoding gamma-glutamyltransferase, translating to MKRISLFIVCLFLVSQCKKAPAEPIGLVTEKAMVVSAREEASKIGVEIMKKGGNAFDAMVATEMALVVAYPFAGNLGGGGFMVYRKSNGDVGGLDYREKAPLAGHKDMYLDSLGNVIPDMSTLGATAVGVPGTVAGIIKVHKKFGSLPLKDIFEPVIALAEKGVVVTANQEKRLASQREKFIEVNGDNTKFATEFKEGDVIAYPALANTMRSIAEKGRDGFYKGEVAQKLATFIQEKGGFVTEEDLARYEAVWRQPIIFDYKDLRIISMSPPSSGGVTINQIFKMMEPYDVADFGHNSAKTIQLFTEASRRAYADRNYYLGDPDFVDIPLDVLLSGGYLKERMQNFSFDRATKSSEVEHGNIEIVESMETTHYSIVDAEGNAVSVTTTLNGAYGSKLYSDELGFFLNNEMDDFSSKPGVPNMFGLIGAEANSIAPEKRMLSSMTPTIVERDGKLWLVVGTPGGSTIITAVAQTILNAYEFNMSMQEAVNAPRFHHQWLPDMVIFEPEGFPETLKEEMKSKGYIINEERTPIIGKVDAIRILPDGKLEGGADKRGDDAAVGY from the coding sequence ATGAAAAGAATTTCCCTTTTTATTGTTTGCCTATTCTTAGTATCACAATGTAAAAAAGCACCAGCTGAACCTATAGGATTGGTTACCGAAAAGGCGATGGTCGTATCGGCCCGGGAGGAGGCCTCAAAAATAGGGGTTGAAATCATGAAAAAAGGTGGAAATGCATTTGATGCGATGGTAGCAACGGAAATGGCTCTGGTCGTAGCCTATCCTTTTGCCGGAAACCTTGGTGGTGGTGGATTCATGGTTTACAGAAAGTCCAATGGTGATGTAGGAGGACTAGATTATCGTGAAAAGGCGCCCCTTGCAGGGCATAAAGATATGTATTTGGATTCCCTCGGGAATGTAATTCCCGACATGAGTACGTTAGGCGCTACAGCGGTAGGTGTTCCTGGCACCGTTGCCGGAATTATTAAAGTTCATAAAAAATTCGGTTCCCTCCCCCTCAAAGATATTTTTGAACCGGTAATAGCCTTGGCGGAAAAAGGAGTTGTAGTTACCGCAAACCAAGAAAAAAGACTGGCAAGCCAACGGGAAAAATTTATCGAGGTTAACGGTGATAACACAAAATTTGCCACAGAATTCAAGGAAGGAGACGTTATTGCCTATCCCGCTTTGGCCAATACTATGCGTAGTATAGCGGAAAAGGGAAGGGACGGATTTTACAAAGGGGAAGTCGCCCAAAAGTTAGCTACTTTCATACAGGAAAAAGGAGGTTTTGTTACGGAAGAGGACTTGGCCAGATATGAAGCCGTTTGGCGCCAACCTATCATTTTTGATTATAAGGACCTGCGGATTATTTCCATGAGCCCCCCAAGTAGTGGCGGTGTAACGATCAACCAGATATTCAAAATGATGGAACCCTATGATGTGGCCGATTTTGGTCACAACTCGGCCAAAACCATACAATTATTCACCGAAGCATCTCGAAGGGCCTATGCCGATCGCAACTATTATCTAGGTGATCCTGATTTTGTGGATATTCCATTGGATGTTCTTTTAAGTGGTGGCTATTTAAAAGAACGGATGCAAAATTTTTCCTTTGATAGGGCCACCAAATCGTCCGAAGTGGAGCATGGAAATATAGAAATTGTAGAAAGTATGGAAACTACGCATTACTCTATCGTAGACGCCGAGGGTAATGCCGTATCCGTAACCACCACCTTGAACGGTGCCTATGGTTCTAAACTGTACTCCGATGAATTGGGCTTCTTTTTAAACAATGAAATGGACGATTTTAGTTCAAAACCGGGCGTTCCCAATATGTTCGGACTTATAGGCGCAGAAGCCAATAGCATTGCTCCTGAAAAGCGTATGCTGAGCAGTATGACGCCGACCATTGTGGAGCGGGACGGGAAATTGTGGCTTGTGGTCGGCACCCCTGGTGGATCCACAATTATTACGGCAGTAGCCCAAACGATTTTGAATGCATACGAATTTAATATGAGCATGCAAGAGGCCGTAAATGCACCTCGCTTTCACCACCAGTGGTTGCCGGATATGGTGATTTTTGAACCAGAAGGTTTTCCGGAGACCCTAAAAGAGGAAATGAAATCAAAGGGGTATATCATTAATGAAGAACGCACCCCTATTATTGGAAAAGTCGATGCAATCCGTATTCTACCCGATGGAAAATTAGAAGGCGGCGCCGATAAACGAGGAGATGATGCTGCGGTAGGATATTAA
- a CDS encoding XRE family transcriptional regulator, with product MENELTLKRFTDIRRELGYTQADFAALLGVSNTTADIERGRTKLSGKVVSELLKQFKINPLWLFGESDQQYLETSNTSVIPKVVTVDSSDSDNMVLVNAKAAAGYPQNISDTSWYRQLPAFDLPIPEFRNATYRGFQIEGDSMLPNLHPGEWVLARAIEHIDHVSANKMYVVVLQDSIMVKKIEKRPNSNNITLVSLNETYPPYDIKPFQVQEIWEVSSKITFNVDATTDSGLLRQLQESMQELKNQLQHVKKVE from the coding sequence ATGGAAAATGAACTTACTTTAAAAAGATTTACGGATATACGCAGAGAATTAGGCTACACACAGGCCGATTTTGCAGCCCTGCTTGGCGTATCCAATACCACTGCGGACATTGAACGGGGGCGCACCAAATTATCCGGGAAAGTGGTTTCCGAGCTTTTAAAGCAGTTTAAAATAAATCCCTTGTGGTTATTCGGGGAAAGTGACCAACAGTATTTGGAAACCTCCAACACCAGTGTTATTCCTAAAGTAGTAACCGTAGATTCCTCGGATAGTGATAACATGGTCTTGGTGAACGCGAAAGCCGCGGCCGGTTATCCGCAAAATATATCGGACACCAGTTGGTACCGACAACTACCCGCTTTTGATCTGCCCATACCTGAATTCAGAAATGCCACCTATCGTGGTTTTCAAATTGAGGGAGATAGTATGTTGCCCAATTTGCACCCAGGTGAATGGGTACTGGCGAGGGCCATAGAGCATATAGACCATGTAAGCGCAAACAAGATGTATGTAGTGGTACTTCAAGACTCGATTATGGTCAAGAAAATAGAAAAACGGCCAAATTCCAATAACATTACTTTAGTTTCGCTGAACGAAACTTACCCACCTTACGATATAAAACCGTTTCAAGTTCAGGAAATATGGGAGGTAAGCAGTAAGATTACCTTTAATGTAGATGCTACAACAGATAGTGGATTGTTACGCCAGTTGCAGGAATCCATGCAAGAACTTAAAAACCAGTTGCAACACGTCAAAAAGGTAGAATAG
- a CDS encoding TIGR03915 family putative DNA repair protein, with translation MNTSKTLIYDGSFNGFLTAVFVAFEEKIEVADIQRKGQTQNGLFAETETIFTHLEKAKRVWNGIRNRSNTAIKNIYFAFLSEKKGIEPLLFHYIKKLMSGTQNKASDFSDDCILKISQLAQKVGREKHRMEAFVRFQLTQDNVYFANIEPDFDVLPLISKHFRSRYADQQWIIYDVKRKYGIYYDLNKVEIISLDLEDTYANSLNKNKAFTSEEYEYQDLWNNYFQSTNIKSRINKKLHTQHVPKRYWKYLSEKKEAV, from the coding sequence ATGAATACGTCAAAAACATTAATCTACGATGGAAGTTTCAACGGATTCCTAACGGCTGTTTTTGTCGCTTTTGAGGAAAAAATTGAGGTAGCTGACATTCAACGCAAAGGGCAAACACAAAATGGGCTGTTCGCGGAAACGGAAACGATTTTCACCCACTTGGAGAAAGCCAAACGGGTATGGAACGGTATCCGAAACCGGAGTAACACCGCTATAAAAAACATCTACTTTGCTTTTTTGAGCGAAAAAAAAGGGATAGAGCCCCTACTCTTCCATTATATCAAAAAATTGATGAGCGGTACTCAAAATAAAGCCTCTGACTTTTCTGATGATTGTATTTTAAAAATCAGTCAGCTCGCACAGAAAGTGGGAAGGGAAAAACACCGTATGGAAGCCTTTGTACGGTTTCAATTGACCCAGGACAACGTTTATTTCGCGAATATTGAGCCGGACTTTGATGTGCTTCCTTTAATTTCAAAACATTTTCGTAGCCGCTATGCGGACCAGCAATGGATCATTTATGACGTAAAGCGCAAATACGGTATTTATTATGACCTGAATAAAGTGGAAATAATTTCATTAGACCTTGAGGACACGTATGCCAATAGCCTAAATAAAAATAAGGCGTTCACATCAGAAGAATATGAATATCAGGACCTGTGGAACAATTACTTTCAAAGTACCAATATTAAATCCCGAATCAATAAAAAACTACATACACAACATGTGCCCAAACGCTATTGGAAATATTTAAGTGAGAAGAAAGAGGCGGTTTAG
- a CDS encoding GNAT family N-acetyltransferase — MTIRLLQPEDITQQLQGQLTELYHQLNSEIKQLSLKTILEVPDAIDVVCCMDGNTLIGIAMMANYKVVSGFKGMVEDVVVSELHRGKGIGRKLMEKLLERATQRNLNDILLFSGHHRTAAISLYKSLGFNLKSSGLYVKKLN, encoded by the coding sequence ATGACAATAAGACTATTGCAACCTGAAGATATTACACAACAGCTCCAAGGCCAATTGACCGAACTGTATCATCAATTAAATTCAGAAATAAAACAACTCTCTTTAAAAACCATTTTAGAAGTTCCAGATGCTATCGATGTGGTTTGTTGTATGGACGGGAATACACTAATCGGTATTGCTATGATGGCCAACTACAAGGTAGTCTCAGGTTTTAAGGGCATGGTGGAGGACGTTGTTGTTTCGGAACTTCATCGGGGCAAGGGCATCGGTCGTAAATTGATGGAAAAACTGTTGGAACGGGCCACTCAAAGAAATCTGAACGATATATTACTTTTTAGCGGTCATCATAGGACAGCGGCCATCAGTCTCTACAAGAGCTTGGGATTCAATTTAAAAAGTAGTGGACTCTACGTTAAGAAGTTAAACTAA
- the glmM gene encoding phosphoglucosamine mutase, producing the protein MTLIKSISGIRGTIGGKPGDNLTPIDAVKFAASYGIWLKGYSKKDKLKVVIGRDARLSGEMIQNLVVSTLVGLGIDVIDLDLSTTPTVEIAVPLEKADGGIILTASHNPKQWNALKLLNEKGEFLDAAQGAKILEIAEEEAFDFSEVDDLGEIIRNDSYIDIHIDEVLNLSLVEADVIRKVKFKVVVDGVNSTGGIAIPKLLKELGVEVVELYCDPTGHFPHNPEPLKEHLKDICELVVKEKADFGIVVDPDVDRLAFISNDGEMFGEEYTLVACADYVLGKTKGNTVSNLSSSRALRDITEKHGGSYEAAAVGEVNVVTKMKENNAIIGGEGNGGIIYPESHYGRDSLVGTALFLMLMAEKGGTVAELRASYPSYFMSKKKIQLTPGLDVDGILTAMAEKYKDDEISTIDGVKIDFAENWVHLRKSNTEPIIRIYTEARSQAEADTLADRIIVEIKKVAGI; encoded by the coding sequence ATGACACTAATCAAATCTATTTCTGGAATAAGGGGCACCATAGGGGGGAAGCCCGGAGACAATTTAACTCCTATTGATGCGGTGAAGTTTGCCGCTTCGTACGGGATATGGTTAAAGGGTTATTCTAAAAAGGATAAATTGAAAGTTGTCATTGGACGTGATGCCCGTTTATCCGGGGAAATGATTCAAAATTTAGTGGTTTCCACCTTGGTGGGCCTTGGTATCGATGTCATTGATTTAGACCTGTCCACCACCCCTACGGTTGAAATTGCCGTACCCTTAGAGAAGGCGGATGGAGGTATTATCTTGACCGCGAGTCACAATCCCAAGCAGTGGAACGCTTTAAAGCTGCTAAACGAAAAAGGCGAGTTCTTAGATGCTGCCCAAGGCGCAAAAATATTGGAAATCGCTGAGGAGGAAGCTTTCGATTTTTCCGAAGTGGATGATTTGGGCGAAATTATCAGGAACGATAGTTATATCGATATCCATATTGATGAAGTCTTAAATCTATCCTTAGTAGAGGCTGATGTTATACGCAAGGTAAAATTTAAAGTTGTCGTTGATGGAGTCAATTCCACGGGAGGTATTGCCATTCCAAAGCTTCTAAAGGAATTGGGTGTGGAAGTGGTGGAACTGTATTGTGACCCAACAGGACACTTTCCACATAATCCTGAACCATTAAAAGAGCATTTGAAGGACATCTGTGAATTGGTGGTTAAGGAAAAGGCCGATTTTGGGATTGTGGTAGATCCAGATGTGGATCGTTTGGCTTTTATAAGTAACGATGGGGAGATGTTCGGAGAAGAGTATACTTTAGTTGCCTGTGCTGACTATGTGCTAGGTAAAACTAAAGGAAATACCGTCTCCAACCTATCATCATCACGGGCTTTGCGGGATATTACCGAAAAACATGGCGGTTCATATGAAGCGGCTGCAGTGGGTGAGGTGAATGTGGTTACAAAAATGAAGGAGAACAATGCCATAATAGGTGGTGAAGGTAACGGGGGAATCATTTATCCTGAAAGCCATTACGGACGCGATTCTTTGGTAGGTACTGCTTTGTTTTTGATGTTAATGGCAGAAAAAGGTGGAACCGTAGCCGAACTCAGGGCAAGTTACCCGAGCTATTTTATGAGTAAGAAGAAAATTCAGCTGACACCAGGATTAGATGTGGATGGAATTTTAACTGCGATGGCAGAAAAATACAAGGATGACGAAATTTCAACTATCGATGGAGTAAAAATCGATTTTGCCGAAAACTGGGTTCATCTAAGAAAATCCAATACGGAGCCTATTATCCGAATTTATACCGAGGCTAGGAGTCAAGCAGAAGCCGATACTTTGGCGGATAGGATTATTGTAGAGATTAAGAAAGTGGCTGGTATTTAA
- a CDS encoding rhomboid family intramembrane serine protease codes for MNDLHIATIAVIAANILVSLKGFNDSYFFDRYKFGIGAIKAGQKERMVTSGFLHVDIAHLFFNMFTLYFFADVVISWFGPGKFIIIYFISLLAGSLLALFFHKNEPYYSAVGASGAVTGILYAAILLQPNDSLGIMFIPIPIPAYVLGIGYLLYSIYGMKSRLGNIGHTAHFGGAIGGYATTLIFLPSLLQTDTLMVILLALPIVLLFVLEKLGKI; via the coding sequence ATGAACGACCTGCACATTGCCACTATTGCCGTTATCGCAGCCAATATCCTAGTTTCCTTAAAAGGTTTTAATGATTCTTATTTCTTTGATAGGTACAAGTTTGGTATTGGGGCCATAAAAGCAGGTCAGAAAGAGCGTATGGTAACATCCGGATTTTTACATGTGGACATTGCGCACCTCTTTTTTAACATGTTTACCCTATACTTTTTTGCCGATGTGGTCATAAGCTGGTTCGGTCCCGGAAAGTTCATTATCATCTATTTTATAAGCCTCTTGGCCGGAAGCCTATTGGCGCTGTTCTTTCATAAAAACGAGCCCTATTACAGTGCGGTGGGTGCAAGTGGAGCAGTAACCGGTATTTTATATGCTGCGATTCTATTGCAGCCTAATGATAGCTTGGGCATCATGTTCATTCCCATTCCCATTCCTGCTTATGTTTTAGGAATTGGCTATTTGTTGTATTCTATCTACGGTATGAAAAGCCGTTTGGGGAATATTGGCCACACGGCTCATTTTGGTGGGGCTATAGGGGGTTATGCTACTACACTTATCTTCCTACCAAGTCTTCTGCAGACCGATACCTTAATGGTCATTCTTTTGGCTTTACCAATAGTACTCCTGTTTGTACTGGAAAAGCTAGGAAAAATATAG
- a CDS encoding transporter substrate-binding domain-containing protein, with protein MKRILYMLGFLCCLATNGQKVNDTLLVGFTPAAPFIVENEGKLDGLNVWLWKQVAKDIGKPYKMVQMNFSDMLDSLKTGGIDVSINPLTITSNRSKEMEFTHSFFASNSTVTVAQVSSFSKFMTFIKGFFNLNFLKGLFLLLLIILIFGFFGWYFERKRNPENFRPTYRGIWDGLWWSAVTLTTVGYGDKAPKTRMGKISALVLMFGGLLFISGLTASIASSLTVNQMSNNPEGFNEFKNRKVGTIAKSGTRTFLSEHFFKNVSTYPSVVPGLTDVKKGKIDAFLYDEPILKYRIQKDSSLRELQLLPIKFDVQFYAFGLPKTHTLLEQQISQRILEIMESKEWEIVLNEYGLAEL; from the coding sequence ATGAAACGAATTTTATACATGCTGGGATTTTTATGCTGTTTGGCTACAAATGGTCAAAAGGTTAACGACACACTATTGGTCGGGTTTACACCCGCTGCACCCTTTATCGTTGAAAATGAAGGTAAACTGGACGGTCTAAATGTTTGGTTATGGAAGCAGGTTGCTAAAGATATAGGTAAACCGTATAAGATGGTGCAGATGAACTTTTCCGATATGCTAGACTCCTTAAAAACGGGAGGTATAGACGTAAGCATTAACCCTTTAACCATTACTAGCAATAGAAGCAAGGAGATGGAGTTTACCCATTCTTTCTTTGCATCCAATTCCACAGTTACGGTAGCCCAAGTTTCGTCTTTCAGTAAATTCATGACCTTTATAAAAGGTTTCTTTAACCTCAATTTTCTCAAGGGATTGTTTTTGCTATTATTGATTATTTTAATCTTCGGATTTTTTGGGTGGTATTTTGAACGAAAAAGAAATCCTGAAAATTTCAGACCAACGTATAGAGGTATTTGGGACGGACTGTGGTGGTCCGCAGTAACCTTAACCACGGTCGGGTATGGTGATAAGGCGCCCAAAACACGGATGGGCAAAATTTCCGCCTTGGTATTAATGTTCGGCGGACTTTTGTTCATTTCCGGACTCACGGCGAGTATAGCTTCCAGTCTAACCGTAAACCAGATGAGTAATAATCCGGAAGGGTTTAACGAATTTAAGAACAGAAAAGTTGGCACTATAGCCAAATCCGGTACCCGCACCTTCTTATCCGAACATTTTTTTAAGAATGTGAGCACTTATCCGAGTGTTGTGCCCGGCCTAACCGATGTTAAAAAGGGAAAGATAGATGCATTCCTATACGATGAACCCATATTAAAATATAGGATTCAAAAGGATTCCTCCTTACGGGAACTTCAACTATTACCCATAAAATTTGATGTGCAGTTCTATGCTTTTGGACTTCCAAAAACGCACACGCTGTTGGAGCAACAGATATCACAGCGCATTTTGGAAATCATGGAATCCAAAGAATGGGAAATTGTGCTGAACGAGTATGGGCTAGCGGAACTTTAG